A region of the Polynucleobacter sp. MWH-Braz-FAM2G genome:
CCATGCGATTTCCAGAGAACATTCTTCAAACCATTTGCGAAGAACTTTTACCCACTTCCTGCATCACTTGTCAGAAGTTTCAAAAATATTCAATTTGCAAAAGCTGTTTAAATACTTTGCAGAGCGAAGGCTTATTCAATTATCAGTGCTGCCATCAATGCGGCATTGCACTAGAGGCTCAAGAAATTAAGCGGCAACAATGTACGACCTGCCAAATGCTGCAACCAAATTTTGATGAAACTTACTGTCTTGATCGGTATGAAGGCATACTTCAAAACCCACTACATGAGTTCAAGTATCAGAGGCGGATTGCATTCGGAAGTGCCCTCAGCACAATATGGAATTTGCTTCTCTCACAGCAACTTGAAAACACTAATGCAAATTACTTGTTTCCAGTTCCACTAAGCACAAAAAAATTATCTCAACGCGGCTTTAATCAAAGTTGGGAAATTGCTAAACGCATTCGATGCGGTAAGCATATTTACAAATCTCCTTACATCCTCCAACGTCATCATTATTCAAGCCATCAAGCTGGCAGCAATCTAAGTAATCGTCAAGTAGCAATACGGGATATGTTTTATATTGAAGAGGCATATGTTGAACGCATTCAAAATAAAACGATCATTGTTTTTGATGACGTCATGACGAGTGGGGCAACTCTCAATGAAATTGCACGCATTCTGAAGGACAATGGTGTATCTCGCATAATTAATTGGGTGCTACTCAGAGCTGCGCGACCAATTTAATGAGTACCACATGTTTAATATTGTTTTATTCGAACCAGAAATTCCGCCTAATACCGGCAACATCATTCGCCTCTGCGCAAATACTGGGGCAAAGTTGCATCTCATAGAGCCCTTAGGGTTTCCAATGGAAGATGCAAAGCTGCGTAGGGCTGGATTGGATTACCACGAGTTTGCAAGAGTCAAGGTCCATAGAAATTGGGCGCAATTTTTACAGGATGAGAAACCCAATCCACAACATCTCTTCGCATTAACAACAAAGGGTTCCGGGAAATTTCATGAAGGGAGTTACGCCCCCAATGATTATTTTGTATTTGGCTCTGAAACCAAAGGTATTACCGATGAGGTAAGGAATTCCATACCCGCTGAAAATCGTATGCGATTAGCAATGCAAGATAGTAGTCGTAGCCTGAACCTGTCAAATACAGTAGCAATCGTTGTATATGAGGCTTGGCGACAAAACGGCTTCGCGGGTGGCCAGTAAAGATAAGTCTTATAGACTTTGGTTACGATTCAATTTTTGGATCGCGCCCCATCAACTTTCTGACAGCATCATGTGGCTTCATTTTTCCAGCTAGCACTTCACCCATCATGGCAATAATTGGCATCTCAACACCAAGACGCACAGCCAAATCTCTAACTGCAGCAGCACAAAGCACACCCTCAGCGACATGACCAAGACTTGCAAGAATCTCGGGGAGAGATTTTCCGGCAGCTAACTCAAGGCCAACTCGACGGTTACGGGATAGATCTCCAGTAGCAGTCAAAATTAAGTCTCCAACCCCAGTCAAGCCCATACAGGTTTCTGATTTACCACCTGCAGCTTTTACAAGGCGCATCATTTCAGCTAAACCTCTGGTAAGAACTGCAGCACGAGCATTAAGGCCCAAATCCAGGCCGTCGCCAATTCCTGCTGCGATGGCTAAAACATTCTTAATGGCGCCACCCAACTCAACACCAACCAAATCATCGCTTGAGTAAATGCGCATATTGCCGTGATGAAAGGCAGCTTGGACTACCTCGCATAATTTGGCGGAATTACTTGCTACCGTGAGGGCGCAAGGCATTCCTGCGCCAACCTCACGAGCAAAACTAGGTCCAGATAATGCGCCATATGCATGCGCGATTCCATGAGCATGAAGAGCATTTTCTCGCTCAACCACTTGATGCGGTAATAAAGCGGTATTGGGCTCTAGTCCCTTGCAAAGCCAAATAATATTCAAGGGATGTTGCGCAATCTTTAAAACTTGAGCAATCGTTTCCGAAAGTCCCGACATTGGAGTTGCTACTACTAATAAATCATCGCTCGAGAGTCTTTTAATGGCCGCAGATAAATCTTCCTCAAATTGGAGTCCTTCTGGCAGCGGAATGCCTGGGAGATAAGTGCAGTTCTGGCCATTCTTACGAATATCTGCCAATTGTTGCTTGCTACGAGACCATAAACAAACATCACCCCCTTGAAGATGACGAGCCGCTTGCGCAGCCATCGCCGTTCCCCAAGCACCAGCACCAAGCAAGGTCACTTTCATGATCTGTTGGCTCGTTTTAGAGACTTAATGAGGAAGAATAATTTTGCTTTCATCTGCCGCTGGCGCATCTTTAGCTGCAGCTTCGTGAGCCTGCATCAGTCGCTGCTCATACATGCCATGGAAATTAATTTCATTCAAGTGGATTGGCTGGAAGCCTGCGCGACTAATAGTGTCGGCGATATTGGAGCGCAAATAAGGATACAAAATGGTAGGGCATGTAATACCCAGCATTGGGTCAACTTGCTCTGGAGGTATATTGATAAATTCAAAAATACCTGCTTGCTTGGCCTCAACCAAGAAAAGCACTTTACCCTCAACCTTTGCCGTAACAGTGCAAGCAAGGGACACTTCGAATATTTCGCTATTTACAGGATCGACCGAGATATTAATCTCAACCTGAATTTGAGGCTCAGATGCCACCAACAAAATCTGTGGAGCATTGGGCTGCTCAAGAGATAAATCCTTTAGATAGATTCGCTGAATACGAAAGCTAGGCTCTTTAGATTGATCAGAGTTTGTTTGTGGGGCAGAAGTTTGTTCGGTCATTGCTAACTTTCTTTATAAATTTATTTAATCAATTAAGCCAATAATGGATCAAGTTTTCCAGCACGATCTAATGCCACTAAATCGTCATAGCCACCCACATGGGTATCGCCAATATAAATTTGAGGAACAGTTCGGCGCCCGGTACGAGTCATCATGATTTCTCTTTGGGATGGATCACGATCAATCAAAATCTTATCTAGATGAGCAACGCCTTTTTTAAGTAAAAGCTTTTCTGCCATTACACAATATGGGCAAACTTGAGTGCTATACATTGTTACTGGAGGCATTATTTCCCCTTATTTCACCAAAGGCAAAGCCGCTGCTTTCCAAGCCTGTACGCCGCCTTCTAAAACACCCACTTCCGCAAACCCCAGTTTTTGAGTTTCAACCATAAGCTTACGTGACTGAGCCCCTGTCTCGCAAACTAACACCAAGGGATGCTTACGATCCAATTTCAACTTTCCAATCCCTGCGGTTAAGTCAGCTGCATTGACTAATTTCGCCCCAGGAAGATGCCCTGTTTTAAAGACCTCTTCGGAACGCAAATCAAGCACATATGCTTTGCGACGATTAATCCAAATAGTTGCCTCAGTTGGAGACAAGCCTTTTCCGCCAATAAGCGTAGATAATGTGGGTAGGAAAAGCGCCAAGCCCGAAACCAAAAGGAGGGCAATGAGCGCTAAATTATCAATTTGAGTGAGAAAGTTCATCACTGGATTATAGAATGGCTCTATGAAACAACTTGTCCTTATTCGTCATGGCGAATCCGCCTGGAACCTTGAAAACCGCTTCACTGGCTGGGCGGACGTCGACCTAACTCCAAAAGGGGCTGAACAAGCCCTAGCCGCGGGCGAAAACCTACGTAAAGCAGGCTATGAATTTGACATCGCCTATACCTCGGTTTTAAGACGTGCGATTCGCACTCTTTGGAACGTCCAAGACACCATGGACTTAATGTGGCTCCCTGTTGTTCATAGTTGGCGGCTTAACGAGCGTCACTATGGAGCGCTCACCGGTCTAAACAAAGCCGAAACAGCAGCCAAATATGGTGATGAACAAGTTCATATCTGGAGACGCTCTTATGATGTGCGCCCTCCACTTCTTGGTAGCGAAGACGAACGTAATCCCAAGAATGACCCTCGCTACTCCAAACTAAACTCATCTGATATTCCATTGGGTGAATGTCTAAAAGATAACGTTGAGCGAGTTCTACCTTTATGGAATGAATCTATTGCCCCCGCACTCAAGGCTGGCAAGCGCGTACTCCTTGTAGCACATGGAAATAGTATTCGCTCATTAATTAAATATCTCGATCAAATGTCTGATGAAGCCATCATGGAGGTTAATGTCCCTAACGGCATTCCTCTTGTTTACGAACTAGATGACAACCTGAAACCTATTCAACACTTTTATTTGGATTAAAGCAAAAAGATATGCGCCATTTTCTGAAGAACTTTGCCTTAATAGCTATTGGTCTCATAGCTGGTGTTGCAGCCACCATCCAGCTCTCTGCGACTGCACAGCAGGGCTCACAGCCTATTGCACAGCAAAGTACACAACTTCCGCTCGACGAGTTAAGAACACTTTCAAATGTCTTTGCTCAAATTAAGCGTGAATATGTTGAACCTATTGAAGATAAGCAATTATTAACTGATGCTGTCAAAGGAATGGTAAGTAGTCTTGATCCTCATTCCACCTTTCTAGATAAAAAAGATTTTGCAGAAATGCAAGAAATGACCACAGGAAAGTTTGCCGGTCTTGGTATTGAAATTACCTCAGAAGATGGTGTAGTGAAGGTTTTAAACCCAATTGAAGATAGCCCTGCTGCACGCGCTGGACTTCAAGCTGGCGATCTCATCACAAGACTGGATGACAAACCAGTTCGTGGAATGTCTTTGGATAAGGCTGTCCGCACTATGCGTGGTACGCCAGGCACCAAAATAACTTTGACAGTCTTTCGTAAGAGCGAGGAACGTAGCTTTCCCGTAACAATCACCCGCGCGGAAATTAAAGTTCAATCCGTTAAAACTAAAATTCTGGATAACGATATTGCCTGGGTCAGAATCACCAGCTTCCAAGAAAGAACTGTGCCAGATTTAGCTAAAAAGTTAACTGATATTGCTAACCAAAATCCGAAATTAAAAGGCATCATCCTCGATCTTCGCAATAATGGTGGTGGCCTATTACAAGGCGCAGTCGGTGTAGCTGCCGCATTCTTGCCTGCTGATGCAATTATTGTTTCAACCAAAGGGCAATCGCCTGATTCGAAACAAGTGTTTAATGCAACGCCAGCCATGTACCGACTAAATGAGCCTGGAGATCCTTTGGCTGGTGTGCCGCCTATATTTAAGAAATTGCCCATGGTTGTCTTGGTAAATGCCTATTCTGCTTCTGCCTCTGAAATTGTGGCTGGCGCA
Encoded here:
- a CDS encoding rhodanese-like domain-containing protein, with translation MNFLTQIDNLALIALLLVSGLALFLPTLSTLIGGKGLSPTEATIWINRRKAYVLDLRSEEVFKTGHLPGAKLVNAADLTAGIGKLKLDRKHPLVLVCETGAQSRKLMVETQKLGFAEVGVLEGGVQAWKAAALPLVK
- a CDS encoding ComF family protein, producing MLQPNFDETYCLDRYEGILQNPLHEFKYQRRIAFGSALSTIWNLLLSQQLENTNANYLFPVPLSTKKLSQRGFNQSWEIAKRIRCGKHIYKSPYILQRHHYSSHQAGSNLSNRQVAIRDMFYIEEAYVERIQNKTIIVFDDVMTSGATLNEIARILKDNGVSRIINWVLLRAARPI
- the gpmA gene encoding 2,3-diphosphoglycerate-dependent phosphoglycerate mutase gives rise to the protein MKQLVLIRHGESAWNLENRFTGWADVDLTPKGAEQALAAGENLRKAGYEFDIAYTSVLRRAIRTLWNVQDTMDLMWLPVVHSWRLNERHYGALTGLNKAETAAKYGDEQVHIWRRSYDVRPPLLGSEDERNPKNDPRYSKLNSSDIPLGECLKDNVERVLPLWNESIAPALKAGKRVLLVAHGNSIRSLIKYLDQMSDEAIMEVNVPNGIPLVYELDDNLKPIQHFYLD
- the secB gene encoding protein-export chaperone SecB, which codes for MTEQTSAPQTNSDQSKEPSFRIQRIYLKDLSLEQPNAPQILLVASEPQIQVEINISVDPVNSEIFEVSLACTVTAKVEGKVLFLVEAKQAGIFEFINIPPEQVDPMLGITCPTILYPYLRSNIADTISRAGFQPIHLNEINFHGMYEQRLMQAHEAAAKDAPAADESKIILPH
- the grxC gene encoding glutaredoxin 3 is translated as MPPVTMYSTQVCPYCVMAEKLLLKKGVAHLDKILIDRDPSQREIMMTRTGRRTVPQIYIGDTHVGGYDDLVALDRAGKLDPLLA
- a CDS encoding NAD(P)H-dependent glycerol-3-phosphate dehydrogenase, encoding MKVTLLGAGAWGTAMAAQAARHLQGGDVCLWSRSKQQLADIRKNGQNCTYLPGIPLPEGLQFEEDLSAAIKRLSSDDLLVVATPMSGLSETIAQVLKIAQHPLNIIWLCKGLEPNTALLPHQVVERENALHAHGIAHAYGALSGPSFAREVGAGMPCALTVASNSAKLCEVVQAAFHHGNMRIYSSDDLVGVELGGAIKNVLAIAAGIGDGLDLGLNARAAVLTRGLAEMMRLVKAAGGKSETCMGLTGVGDLILTATGDLSRNRRVGLELAAGKSLPEILASLGHVAEGVLCAAAVRDLAVRLGVEMPIIAMMGEVLAGKMKPHDAVRKLMGRDPKIES
- the trmL gene encoding tRNA (uridine(34)/cytosine(34)/5-carboxymethylaminomethyluridine(34)-2'-O)-methyltransferase TrmL, which gives rise to MFNIVLFEPEIPPNTGNIIRLCANTGAKLHLIEPLGFPMEDAKLRRAGLDYHEFARVKVHRNWAQFLQDEKPNPQHLFALTTKGSGKFHEGSYAPNDYFVFGSETKGITDEVRNSIPAENRMRLAMQDSSRSLNLSNTVAIVVYEAWRQNGFAGGQ
- a CDS encoding S41 family peptidase, with protein sequence MRHFLKNFALIAIGLIAGVAATIQLSATAQQGSQPIAQQSTQLPLDELRTLSNVFAQIKREYVEPIEDKQLLTDAVKGMVSSLDPHSTFLDKKDFAEMQEMTTGKFAGLGIEITSEDGVVKVLNPIEDSPAARAGLQAGDLITRLDDKPVRGMSLDKAVRTMRGTPGTKITLTVFRKSEERSFPVTITRAEIKVQSVKTKILDNDIAWVRITSFQERTVPDLAKKLTDIANQNPKLKGIILDLRNNGGGLLQGAVGVAAAFLPADAIIVSTKGQSPDSKQVFNATPAMYRLNEPGDPLAGVPPIFKKLPMVVLVNAYSASASEIVAGALQDYKRATIIGKTTFGKGSVQTVRPLTNDSALKITTAYYYTPSGKSIQAYGVKPDIPVDQNKDGDPDDVLITREIDSEKHLRNKQSAEDKLIKDREQRRLEELQRIEEKNAKKTPEEKEKEKNKKPIELGSADDFMLSQAVAFINGQPVKRSSSKLE